A window of Pirellula sp. SH-Sr6A contains these coding sequences:
- a CDS encoding DUF1328 domain-containing protein, with product MLSWALSFLVLALIAAAFGFGGIAASAAGIAKILFFVFIVLFALSLIANLTNGRSAV from the coding sequence ATGTTGTCATGGGCACTTAGTTTTTTGGTTTTGGCTTTGATCGCTGCTGCATTCGGGTTTGGTGGCATCGCTGCGAGCGCGGCTGGAATTGCCAAGATCCTGTTTTTCGTTTTCATCGTCTTGTTCGCACTGAGCTTGATCGCGAATTTGACGAATGGACGATCGGCGGTTTAA
- a CDS encoding M28 family metallopeptidase encodes MFRALNRFSCLCGFWATSLCSSTLLVAQYDGSLPAPEPLSVGFDSITKEQSQDWLGILAGPGFEGRGTGQLGYVRAAHWVAGKAAEFGLEPMGDGGTYFQMLPMTKLFVDGAQSKLAGPGGLIIPLDKNVGLDRFPSQPELAGKLAFVRLVGDSPRFEEKSLAGRIVLYVADAKNEGRASFLLGQQRAIGMMQVTDKEPQSTPQLKRGGRTSNSAAGTISRVAATLISNAAGVPLTWMDMPDNAAMESKTVEDSLTLQIRLREEPVAVPNVLAWQRGSDPSLNNEYVVIGAHLDHLGVSRGEIHPGADDNGSGSTALLNIAKAMATNPVKPKRSVLFLWFAAEEMGLVGSAHYCNNPVLPLDKMVCMLNIDMVGRNEEKDGDKPEDNLRSLHLVGSQKGDKSLHDVIMEANKHVNLEFEFDEEGVFGRSDQANFFKKGISVAFLFGGFHPDYHRPTDLPSRINYDKIAAAAKLFYLTAHMAAEKGPLKVPVEPATPEGAKGEAAKAEPPKTEAVKAEGTSAAPTPVTTPAAPTAVEAKP; translated from the coding sequence ATGTTTCGTGCGTTAAATCGATTCTCTTGCTTGTGTGGCTTCTGGGCCACGTCGCTTTGTTCGTCCACGCTGCTGGTAGCTCAATACGATGGGTCCTTGCCAGCCCCCGAACCTCTCTCCGTGGGCTTCGATTCGATTACAAAAGAGCAGTCGCAGGACTGGCTCGGTATTTTGGCAGGGCCAGGCTTCGAAGGTCGCGGGACAGGCCAATTGGGTTATGTTCGGGCTGCGCACTGGGTCGCTGGGAAGGCAGCCGAATTCGGGCTTGAGCCGATGGGGGATGGAGGAACTTATTTCCAGATGCTTCCCATGACCAAGCTGTTCGTCGATGGCGCGCAGTCGAAGCTGGCTGGGCCGGGGGGATTGATCATTCCACTGGACAAGAATGTAGGCCTGGACCGTTTTCCTTCCCAACCCGAGTTGGCGGGCAAGTTAGCGTTTGTTCGGTTGGTCGGGGACTCGCCCCGGTTTGAAGAGAAGAGTTTGGCGGGGCGGATTGTTCTTTACGTCGCTGACGCGAAGAACGAGGGACGAGCTAGCTTCTTACTTGGACAGCAGCGAGCCATTGGAATGATGCAGGTCACGGACAAGGAGCCGCAATCGACCCCTCAGTTGAAGCGTGGAGGCCGAACGTCGAACAGCGCCGCCGGGACCATTTCTCGAGTGGCAGCAACTCTCATCTCCAATGCCGCCGGTGTTCCGTTGACTTGGATGGACATGCCTGACAATGCCGCGATGGAGTCAAAAACCGTCGAGGATTCGCTCACACTCCAAATCCGATTGCGAGAAGAACCGGTTGCAGTACCGAACGTGCTCGCATGGCAACGTGGTTCAGATCCCAGCTTGAATAACGAGTACGTCGTCATCGGCGCTCACCTTGACCATTTGGGAGTGAGCCGCGGTGAGATCCATCCTGGTGCCGACGACAACGGTTCGGGTTCCACCGCGTTGCTGAATATCGCCAAGGCGATGGCGACGAACCCGGTCAAGCCAAAGCGAAGCGTGCTTTTCCTCTGGTTTGCAGCTGAGGAAATGGGTCTCGTTGGTTCAGCCCACTACTGCAACAACCCTGTCCTGCCTTTGGACAAGATGGTGTGCATGCTCAATATCGACATGGTGGGGCGCAACGAGGAGAAGGACGGGGATAAACCGGAGGACAACCTGCGATCCCTTCACCTGGTGGGCAGCCAAAAGGGAGACAAGTCCCTACACGATGTGATCATGGAAGCAAACAAGCACGTGAATTTGGAGTTTGAGTTTGATGAAGAGGGAGTCTTCGGACGAAGCGACCAAGCGAACTTCTTCAAGAAAGGGATCTCGGTTGCATTCTTGTTCGGAGGATTCCATCCCGATTACCACCGACCAACCGACCTTCCCTCGCGGATCAATTACGACAAGATCGCAGCAGCGGCCAAGTTGTTTTACTTGACCGCGCACATGGCAGCCGAAAAGGGGCCATTGAAAGTCCCCGTCGAGCCAGCCACTCCGGAGGGAGCCAAGGGAGAGGCTGCGAAAGCGGAGCCTCCCAAAACCGAAGCGGTGAAAGCGGAGGGAACTTCCGCGGCACCCACGCCGGTTACCACACCCGCAGCACCCACTGCAGTCGAAGCGAAACCCTAG
- a CDS encoding glycosyltransferase family 4 protein: MHSHPPKIAYLTAGAAGMFCGSCLHDNALAKELISLGHDCLLIPVYTPIRTDDSDVSIDRVFMGGVNVYLQQKFPWLAYTPKWLDSFLNQPWIIRALTKNAGKTSPKLLGPLTLSMLRGTQGRQRKEFLRMLEWLEADVRPDVVILTNLLIGGGIPDLRRRLDASIWVTLQGDDIFIDSLLPRHREGVVEAMRKLVPLVDGFIVHSRSYGTKMEQLLGIPAEKVHVIPLGIPTRDFLTPPLPEHDSNPKEPKRDEDAPFTIGYFARMATEKGLHRLVDAFVEIAKKPQYSHVRLKMAGWMGPQHEAYWNEQLAKLRIPELEGRWEYVGAIDRKEKTAFLQSIDLFCVPTVYEEPKALFLLEAIASGVPYVQPAHGAFPEIHARVHSTEGAPVLGRLFQPDAPDHLRMELIRMIEERTTRIAPTASLLEEIGIQKHAERVASLVTAKR; this comes from the coding sequence ATGCATTCCCATCCACCCAAGATCGCTTACCTAACCGCCGGAGCTGCAGGGATGTTTTGCGGGTCCTGCCTGCACGACAATGCCCTCGCCAAGGAACTGATTTCCCTCGGCCATGATTGCTTGCTCATCCCCGTGTACACGCCAATTCGAACCGACGATTCCGACGTCAGCATCGACCGGGTATTCATGGGTGGAGTGAATGTGTACCTACAGCAGAAATTTCCTTGGCTAGCTTACACGCCCAAGTGGCTCGATAGCTTTCTGAATCAACCATGGATTATTCGCGCTCTCACCAAGAACGCCGGTAAGACATCCCCCAAACTGCTCGGCCCCCTCACTCTCTCGATGTTGCGCGGTACGCAGGGACGGCAGCGGAAAGAGTTTCTTCGTATGCTCGAGTGGCTCGAGGCGGACGTGCGGCCGGATGTCGTGATATTGACCAACCTACTCATCGGAGGAGGAATTCCAGATTTGCGCCGCCGACTCGATGCGAGTATCTGGGTGACCTTGCAGGGGGATGACATCTTCATCGATTCCCTTTTGCCAAGGCATCGTGAGGGAGTTGTCGAAGCGATGCGAAAACTGGTACCCCTCGTCGATGGCTTCATCGTCCATTCGCGTTCGTATGGGACCAAGATGGAACAGCTCCTTGGGATCCCTGCTGAGAAAGTCCACGTGATACCGCTGGGAATCCCGACTCGAGACTTCCTGACACCTCCCTTACCGGAGCACGATTCCAACCCCAAAGAGCCAAAAAGAGACGAGGACGCTCCATTCACCATCGGCTACTTCGCGCGCATGGCGACGGAGAAGGGATTGCATCGATTGGTAGACGCGTTCGTGGAGATTGCCAAGAAGCCCCAATACTCACACGTTCGACTCAAGATGGCGGGCTGGATGGGACCGCAACACGAAGCGTATTGGAATGAGCAACTCGCCAAGCTTCGAATTCCAGAACTGGAAGGGCGATGGGAATATGTGGGGGCGATCGATCGAAAGGAAAAGACCGCCTTTCTGCAAAGCATCGATCTATTCTGTGTCCCCACCGTTTACGAAGAACCCAAAGCACTGTTCTTGCTCGAGGCGATTGCGAGCGGGGTCCCTTATGTACAGCCCGCTCACGGCGCATTCCCCGAGATCCACGCGAGGGTCCATTCGACCGAGGGGGCTCCTGTCCTCGGTCGGCTGTTCCAGCCCGATGCGCCTGATCATCTCCGCATGGAACTCATTCGTATGATCGAAGAACGCACGACGCGTATCGCTCCTACCGCATCCCTTTTGGAAGAGATCGGAATCCAAAAGCATGCTGAGCGGGTTGCCTCGCTCGTGACTGCGAAGCGCTAG
- the serS gene encoding serine--tRNA ligase produces the protein MLDRKFVLENLDAVKQNCVNRGVPASNLDRFVEVETRRRAKLTEAEDLNRKANDINSKMKSATPAEREGLKEQGKLLREQKEAAQHEHDALDKEILGILAHIPNMTNPAAPIGGDDLANLEIARGKTPIPHFDFPAKDHLELGKLHDLIDFEAGARVAGAGFYFLKNDAVLLELALQQFAVQQLVRKGFVPVSTPDLANTSTLHGIGFIPRGPETQIYSVENSDLNLVATAEITLGGMYSGLVLEAEQLPLKLVGISHCFRTEAGAAGRASKGLYRVHQFTKVEMFAFTLESQSDAIHEELRQIECDLFDALEVPYRVVDTATGDLGGPAYRKYDLEAWMPGRGETGEWGEVTSTSNCTDYQARRLNIRYKNKNEKGTHFVHTLNGTAVAISRAIIAILENHQQADGSIVVPKVLQPWMGKERIG, from the coding sequence ATGCTCGACCGAAAGTTCGTTCTCGAAAACCTGGACGCCGTCAAACAGAATTGTGTGAACCGAGGCGTGCCCGCATCGAATTTGGACCGATTCGTCGAAGTCGAGACGAGGCGGCGCGCCAAACTGACGGAAGCCGAGGATTTGAATCGGAAGGCGAACGACATCAATTCCAAGATGAAGTCCGCCACCCCTGCGGAACGCGAAGGGTTGAAGGAGCAGGGGAAGCTGCTGCGAGAACAGAAAGAGGCGGCTCAGCACGAGCACGACGCCTTGGACAAAGAGATTCTCGGAATCCTCGCGCATATCCCGAACATGACCAATCCTGCGGCGCCAATCGGGGGTGACGACCTAGCCAATTTGGAGATCGCGCGAGGCAAGACGCCGATTCCCCACTTCGATTTTCCCGCCAAGGATCACTTGGAGCTCGGAAAGCTTCATGACCTGATCGACTTTGAAGCGGGAGCACGCGTCGCGGGAGCAGGCTTCTACTTCTTGAAAAACGATGCCGTCTTGCTCGAGTTGGCTCTGCAGCAATTTGCGGTGCAGCAGCTTGTTCGGAAAGGCTTTGTTCCCGTTTCGACACCCGATCTCGCTAATACCTCGACCCTTCATGGCATCGGGTTCATTCCTCGCGGACCCGAGACGCAGATTTATAGTGTCGAGAATTCCGATTTGAATTTGGTAGCCACCGCAGAAATCACGCTCGGGGGAATGTACTCCGGTTTGGTCTTAGAAGCGGAGCAATTGCCCCTCAAGCTAGTCGGTATCAGCCATTGCTTCCGCACCGAAGCCGGCGCTGCAGGCCGCGCCTCCAAGGGACTTTATCGCGTCCATCAGTTCACGAAGGTAGAGATGTTCGCCTTCACGTTGGAAAGCCAAAGCGATGCGATCCACGAAGAGCTTCGTCAGATCGAGTGCGATCTGTTCGATGCGTTGGAAGTTCCCTATCGCGTGGTGGATACTGCCACCGGCGACTTGGGCGGCCCTGCCTATCGCAAATACGATTTAGAGGCGTGGATGCCCGGACGGGGTGAGACCGGAGAGTGGGGCGAAGTAACCAGCACCTCCAACTGCACCGATTACCAAGCGAGACGATTGAACATTCGCTATAAGAACAAGAATGAGAAAGGAACGCATTTCGTCCATACGTTAAACGGGACTGCCGTTGCGATCAGCCGCGCGATCATTGCCATTCTGGAGAACCATCAGCAGGCGGATGGTTCGATTGTCGTTCCCAAGGTCTTACAGCCTTGGATGGGCAAAGAACGTATCGGCTGA
- a CDS encoding redoxin domain-containing protein produces the protein MKMTHSVNIKRVWKNVRRAILASCIACTAIQLSGATLRAEEKLTIGSTAPALDIQHWISNGEGKFKPVTRFENGKIYVVEFWATWCGPCVSSMPHLVKIQKEFADKGVQIVSVSDEDTDTIKEFLDQKFEADDEAAEGGSKKEKLTAKTYRELTNAYCLTADPDASTHEAYMKAANQNGIPCAFIVGKDQKIEWIGHPMEMDSVLTQVVDGKWDRAAYLAEFQEKEKLEELFGKIGSSMRRGKPQQAIELIDEALATSKNEEIITQLRLAKLQVLLQDKDSADKLPAVLTETYASYEGRPEVINMVTWTIYELADAGELKDKKLIKQARQAAQKAAEKASADMKAGILDTVSHLQFVEGDTAGAIKTQELAISLVKDESKEEYQVFLDELKAALKEKR, from the coding sequence ATGAAGATGACCCATTCCGTGAACATCAAGCGAGTTTGGAAGAACGTTCGACGAGCAATTCTCGCTTCCTGCATCGCTTGCACCGCCATTCAACTTTCCGGTGCAACCCTTCGGGCCGAAGAAAAATTGACCATTGGCTCGACCGCTCCTGCTCTCGATATCCAACATTGGATCTCGAACGGTGAAGGCAAATTCAAGCCGGTAACCAGGTTCGAGAACGGCAAAATCTATGTCGTCGAGTTCTGGGCGACTTGGTGCGGACCCTGCGTGTCGAGCATGCCCCACTTGGTGAAGATTCAAAAAGAGTTCGCGGACAAAGGGGTCCAGATCGTCAGCGTCAGCGATGAAGATACCGATACGATCAAGGAATTCTTGGACCAGAAATTCGAGGCTGACGACGAAGCCGCCGAGGGGGGCAGCAAAAAGGAAAAACTGACCGCCAAAACGTACCGAGAGCTGACCAACGCCTACTGCTTGACGGCGGATCCAGATGCTTCCACGCACGAAGCCTACATGAAGGCCGCCAATCAAAACGGTATCCCTTGTGCCTTCATCGTCGGAAAGGACCAGAAGATCGAATGGATCGGACATCCAATGGAAATGGATAGCGTTCTCACGCAAGTCGTCGATGGAAAATGGGACCGCGCTGCGTATCTGGCTGAGTTCCAAGAAAAGGAAAAGCTAGAAGAGCTCTTCGGCAAAATCGGCAGCAGCATGCGACGAGGAAAACCACAGCAAGCCATCGAACTGATCGATGAAGCCCTCGCGACATCGAAAAACGAAGAGATCATCACCCAACTCCGACTCGCCAAACTCCAAGTTCTTCTCCAAGACAAAGATTCCGCAGACAAACTCCCCGCTGTCCTCACCGAAACGTATGCGTCTTACGAAGGACGCCCCGAAGTCATCAACATGGTGACATGGACCATTTATGAGCTGGCCGATGCTGGTGAACTCAAAGATAAAAAATTGATCAAACAGGCCCGACAGGCTGCTCAAAAAGCTGCCGAGAAAGCGTCGGCTGACATGAAGGCCGGTATCCTCGACACCGTGTCCCACCTCCAGTTCGTTGAAGGAGACACGGCCGGAGCGATCAAAACGCAAGAGCTAGCAATCTCTCTCGTCAAAGACGAGTCCAAGGAAGAGTACCAAGTTTTTCTAGATGAATTGAAAGCTGCCTTAAAAGAAAAGCGATAG